The following proteins come from a genomic window of Kitasatospora sp. NBC_01246:
- a CDS encoding DUF4097 family beta strand repeat-containing protein has product MSQWTVEGPDRITIDGEVDALHVRIVGGAVNVVATEGPARLEVTELEGEPLQVTLAEGVLTVTYKDLSWSEFGESVKSVQSIKSFFGGLRRTRRAVVSLAVPAGAKVKAGTVSAGATVSGITAPVSVHSASGDATLVGLTGRTEAHTVSGDVDAQSLSGDLKVNTASGQVTLVAGTSDNVQVHSVNGDVTLDLDVATPSEIRVTTVSGSVGVRLPSLVDTKVEAGTNSGDVTSTFEQLKVGGSWGAKRLSGKLGDGRGNLVVTTVSGAVTVLRRPEAEDDGPVIVKELPAGPDLGTGPDLTKEV; this is encoded by the coding sequence ATGAGCCAGTGGACGGTCGAGGGCCCCGACAGGATCACCATCGACGGGGAGGTCGACGCCCTCCACGTACGGATCGTCGGAGGCGCCGTGAACGTGGTGGCCACCGAGGGCCCGGCCCGGCTGGAGGTCACCGAGCTGGAGGGCGAGCCCCTTCAGGTCACCCTCGCCGAGGGGGTGCTGACGGTCACCTACAAGGACCTCAGCTGGAGCGAGTTCGGCGAGTCGGTCAAGTCGGTGCAGTCCATCAAGTCGTTCTTCGGCGGGCTGCGGCGCACCCGCCGGGCCGTGGTCTCGCTGGCCGTACCGGCCGGCGCCAAGGTCAAGGCCGGCACCGTCTCGGCCGGCGCCACCGTCTCCGGCATCACCGCGCCGGTCTCGGTGCACAGCGCCAGCGGCGACGCCACCCTGGTCGGCCTGACCGGCCGGACGGAGGCCCACACCGTCTCCGGGGACGTCGACGCCCAGTCGCTCTCCGGCGACCTCAAGGTCAACACCGCCTCCGGGCAGGTCACCCTGGTCGCCGGCACCTCGGACAACGTGCAGGTCCACTCGGTCAACGGGGACGTCACCCTCGACCTCGACGTGGCCACCCCGTCGGAGATCCGGGTCACCACGGTGAGCGGCTCGGTCGGCGTCCGGCTGCCCTCGCTGGTCGACACCAAGGTCGAGGCGGGTACCAACAGCGGGGACGTCACCAGCACCTTCGAGCAGCTCAAGGTCGGCGGCTCCTGGGGCGCCAAGCGGCTCTCCGGCAAGCTCGGCGACGGCCGGGGCAACCTGGTGGTGACCACCGTCTCCGGCGCCGTCACCGTGCTCCGCCGGCCGGAGGCCGAGGACGACGGCCCCGTGATCGTCAAGGAACTCCCGGCCGGCCCCGACCTCGGCACCGGCCCCGACCTCACCAAGGAGGTCTGA
- a CDS encoding NAD(P)-dependent malic enzyme has product MAAEIIHSSTQDTVDPVDAVFALHRGGKMEVRATVPVRDADDLSLAYTPGVARVCTAIAEQPELVNDYTWKANTVAVVTDGTAVLGLGDIGPEASLPVMEGKAILFKQFGGVDAVPIALACTGVDEIVETVVRLAPSFGGVNLEDISAPRCFEIERRLQEALDIPIFHDDQHGTAIVTTAALWNAARVTGREIGTLRAVISGAGAAGIAIAKMLVAAGIGDVAVCDRRGVVYEGRGDLTDVKAEIAAQTNRTGVKGSLADALAGADVFIGVSGGTVPEEVVATMAEGAFIFAMANPNPEIHPEVAHKYAAVVATGRSDFPNQINNVLAFPGIFAGALQVRATRITEGMKLAAAKALAGVVADELTPQKVIPSPFDERVAPAVTKAVAEAARAEGVARR; this is encoded by the coding sequence GTGGCAGCGGAGATCATCCACAGCAGCACCCAGGACACCGTCGATCCGGTCGATGCCGTTTTCGCGCTCCACCGCGGCGGCAAGATGGAGGTCCGGGCGACCGTTCCGGTGCGCGACGCGGACGACCTGTCCCTCGCCTACACCCCCGGTGTCGCACGGGTCTGCACGGCCATCGCCGAGCAGCCGGAGCTGGTGAACGACTACACCTGGAAGGCCAACACGGTCGCCGTCGTCACCGACGGCACCGCGGTGCTGGGCCTCGGCGACATCGGCCCGGAGGCCTCGCTGCCCGTCATGGAGGGCAAGGCCATCCTGTTCAAGCAGTTCGGCGGCGTGGACGCGGTGCCGATCGCGCTCGCCTGCACCGGGGTGGACGAGATCGTCGAGACCGTCGTCCGGCTGGCGCCCTCCTTCGGCGGCGTCAACCTGGAGGACATCTCCGCGCCCCGTTGCTTCGAGATCGAGCGCCGCCTCCAGGAGGCGCTGGACATCCCGATCTTCCACGACGACCAGCACGGCACCGCGATCGTCACCACCGCGGCGCTCTGGAACGCGGCCCGGGTGACCGGCCGGGAGATCGGCACCCTGCGGGCCGTCATCTCCGGCGCCGGCGCGGCCGGGATCGCGATCGCCAAGATGCTGGTCGCCGCCGGCATCGGCGACGTGGCGGTCTGCGACCGCCGGGGCGTCGTGTACGAGGGCCGCGGCGACCTGACCGACGTCAAGGCCGAGATCGCCGCGCAGACCAACCGGACCGGCGTCAAGGGCTCGCTGGCCGACGCGCTGGCCGGTGCCGACGTCTTCATCGGCGTCTCCGGCGGGACCGTGCCGGAGGAGGTCGTGGCCACCATGGCCGAGGGCGCCTTCATCTTCGCGATGGCCAACCCCAACCCGGAGATCCACCCGGAGGTCGCGCACAAGTACGCGGCGGTCGTCGCCACCGGTCGCAGCGACTTCCCGAACCAGATCAACAACGTGCTGGCCTTCCCCGGCATCTTCGCCGGCGCCCTCCAGGTCCGGGCGACCCGGATCACCGAGGGCATGAAGCTGGCCGCCGCCAAGGCGCTGGCCGGTGTGGTCGCCGACGAGCTGACGCCGCAGAAGGTGATCCCCTCGCCGTTCGACGAGCGGGTCGCCCCGGCCGTCACCAAGGCCGTCGCCGAGGCCGCCCGGGCCGAGGGCGTCGCCCGGCGCTGA
- a CDS encoding serine/threonine-protein kinase produces MTADTPRDATASPLPPVFQPLHPDDPREVGGYRLFARLGAGGMGRVYLSYTPGGRPVALKVVRPEFAEDGEFRRRFAQEVSNAQRIHGLYTAQVIDSGGLDSDAPWLVTAYVPGPSLQQVVRENGALPVRTVLLLMGGIAEALQAIHSVEVVHRDLKPANVLVAGDGPRVIDFGIARAADATALTGTGYRIGSPAFMSPEQAQGRPVTPATDVFALGALAAYVAGGTAPFGDGPDTAVLYRVVHEQADLDAVPADLRELIMRCLAKSPEDRPKPAEIIEIARNHPSVGGQLRFADDWLPRQVNTEITRRSDLPKTPPTPLPAAPTAPPSGPPTTPPQPFAPPTHPATAASFGVPDFGTPRPQPVTPPPGFTPPPLGAYGPPQPGYEAPTAPVLPSPPTVQLRQEPPSYDTPPPGPVVTDTPAPEPRRKGVSWKVLLVVALVTALGGTAGGVVLVKKLGDDNKKNDSASTAQQSPGNQPQPLPSQTADAGAAGSHSPSPTPSSAGKVTAAPSATTSNGVTAPARPVGYTPLLDKKPLAIPGTEAYYDSYRIDLDGGTVVPRGNDLKWGLGLNATGSSSKANSFTTAGDDKSDFAVITEASVTPEQCAIAIDSRPDTDLSFNRVSPGRLLCVRDRLTRNIAIAVVEIADGTTGAVKLTVSTWRAS; encoded by the coding sequence ATGACCGCCGACACACCACGGGACGCCACGGCCTCGCCGCTCCCGCCGGTCTTCCAGCCGCTGCACCCGGACGACCCGCGCGAGGTCGGCGGCTACCGGCTCTTCGCCCGCCTCGGCGCCGGCGGCATGGGCCGGGTCTACCTGTCGTACACCCCGGGCGGCCGTCCGGTGGCGCTCAAGGTGGTCCGCCCGGAATTCGCCGAGGACGGCGAGTTCCGCCGCCGCTTCGCGCAGGAGGTCAGCAACGCCCAGCGGATCCACGGCCTCTACACGGCCCAGGTGATCGACTCCGGCGGCCTGGACTCGGACGCCCCCTGGCTGGTCACCGCGTACGTGCCGGGCCCGTCGCTGCAGCAGGTGGTCCGCGAGAACGGGGCCCTGCCGGTGCGCACCGTGCTGCTGCTGATGGGCGGCATCGCCGAGGCGCTGCAGGCCATCCACAGCGTCGAGGTGGTGCACCGCGACCTCAAGCCGGCCAACGTGCTGGTGGCCGGCGACGGCCCGCGCGTGATCGACTTCGGTATCGCCCGGGCCGCCGACGCCACCGCGCTGACCGGCACCGGCTACCGGATCGGTTCGCCCGCCTTCATGTCGCCGGAGCAGGCCCAGGGCCGCCCGGTCACCCCCGCCACCGACGTCTTCGCGCTCGGCGCGCTGGCCGCGTACGTGGCCGGCGGCACCGCGCCGTTCGGCGACGGCCCGGACACCGCCGTGCTCTACCGGGTGGTGCACGAGCAGGCCGACCTGGACGCCGTGCCGGCCGACCTGCGCGAGCTGATCATGCGCTGCCTGGCGAAGTCCCCCGAGGACCGCCCGAAGCCCGCCGAGATCATCGAGATCGCCCGCAACCACCCGTCGGTCGGCGGGCAGCTGCGGTTCGCCGACGACTGGCTGCCCCGGCAGGTCAACACCGAGATCACCCGCCGCTCGGACCTGCCGAAGACCCCGCCGACCCCGCTGCCGGCCGCGCCCACCGCGCCGCCGAGCGGCCCGCCGACCACCCCGCCGCAGCCCTTCGCGCCGCCGACCCACCCGGCCACCGCGGCCTCCTTCGGCGTGCCGGACTTCGGCACCCCCCGGCCGCAGCCGGTCACCCCGCCGCCGGGCTTCACCCCGCCGCCGCTCGGCGCGTACGGCCCTCCGCAGCCCGGCTACGAGGCCCCCACCGCGCCGGTGCTGCCCTCGCCGCCGACCGTTCAGCTGCGCCAGGAGCCGCCGTCCTACGACACCCCGCCGCCCGGCCCGGTGGTGACGGACACCCCGGCGCCCGAGCCGCGGCGCAAGGGCGTCTCCTGGAAGGTCCTGCTGGTGGTCGCCCTGGTGACGGCCCTCGGCGGCACCGCGGGCGGCGTGGTGCTGGTGAAGAAGCTCGGCGACGACAACAAGAAGAACGACAGCGCGAGCACCGCCCAGCAGAGCCCCGGCAACCAGCCCCAGCCGCTGCCGTCGCAGACCGCGGACGCCGGGGCGGCCGGCTCGCACAGCCCCTCGCCGACCCCGTCGTCCGCCGGGAAGGTGACGGCCGCGCCGTCGGCCACGACCAGCAACGGCGTGACCGCGCCCGCCCGGCCGGTCGGCTACACGCCGCTGCTCGACAAGAAGCCGCTGGCCATCCCCGGCACCGAGGCGTACTACGACTCCTACCGGATCGACCTGGACGGCGGGACGGTCGTGCCGCGCGGCAACGACCTCAAGTGGGGCCTGGGGCTGAACGCCACCGGCAGCAGCAGCAAGGCCAACTCCTTCACCACGGCGGGGGACGACAAGTCCGACTTCGCGGTGATCACCGAGGCCAGCGTGACCCCGGAGCAGTGCGCGATCGCGATCGACTCGCGGCCCGACACCGACCTGTCCTTCAACCGGGTCTCGCCCGGACGCCTGCTCTGCGTCCGCGACCGGCTCACCCGCAACATCGCCATCGCGGTGGTCGAGATCGCCGACGGCACCACCGGCGCCGTCAAGCTCACCGTGAGCACCTGGCGGGCCAGCTGA
- a CDS encoding DUF6104 family protein, whose protein sequence is MYFTDRGIEELQNRRGDEEVTFEWLAERLREFVDLNPDFEIPVERLATWLARLDDEDDE, encoded by the coding sequence GTGTACTTCACCGACCGCGGCATCGAGGAGCTGCAGAACCGGCGCGGCGACGAGGAGGTCACCTTCGAGTGGCTGGCCGAGCGCCTGCGCGAGTTCGTCGACCTCAACCCGGACTTCGAGATCCCGGTCGAGCGGCTGGCCACGTGGCTGGCCCGGCTCGACGACGAGGACGACGAGTGA
- a CDS encoding zinc-binding dehydrogenase yields MFAAYAARIDADDPLSGLELGELPEPQARPGWSVVTVRAASLNHHDLWSLRGVGLPAGKLPMILGCDAAGVDENGNEVVVHSVIGQSGHGVGPDERRSILTEHYQGTFAQRVAVPTWNLLPKPAGLSFEQAACLPTAWLTAYRMLFTNAGVKPGDTVLVQGAGGGVATALIVLGKAAGLRVWVTGRDEAKRARAVELGADAAFESGARLPERVDAVMETVGAATWAHSVKSLRPGGTVVISGATSGPNPKTAELNRIFFLELRVVGSTMGTKEELAGLLSLCATTGIRPQIDSVLPLAEAREGFARLAGGDVFGKIVLTP; encoded by the coding sequence ATGTTTGCTGCCTACGCCGCACGAATCGACGCCGACGACCCGCTGAGCGGGCTGGAGCTGGGCGAACTCCCCGAACCGCAGGCGCGTCCCGGGTGGAGCGTGGTCACGGTCAGGGCCGCCAGCCTCAACCACCACGACCTCTGGTCGCTGCGCGGGGTCGGCCTGCCCGCCGGGAAGCTGCCGATGATCCTCGGCTGCGACGCCGCCGGTGTCGACGAGAACGGCAACGAAGTGGTCGTCCACTCGGTGATCGGCCAGAGCGGCCACGGCGTGGGCCCGGACGAGCGGCGCTCCATCCTCACCGAGCACTACCAGGGCACCTTCGCCCAGCGGGTGGCGGTGCCGACCTGGAACCTGCTGCCCAAGCCGGCCGGGCTCAGCTTCGAGCAGGCCGCCTGCCTGCCCACCGCCTGGCTGACGGCCTACCGGATGCTGTTCACCAACGCCGGGGTGAAGCCCGGCGACACCGTGCTGGTGCAGGGCGCCGGCGGCGGTGTGGCGACCGCCCTGATCGTCCTCGGCAAGGCCGCCGGACTGCGGGTCTGGGTCACCGGCCGGGACGAGGCCAAGCGGGCCCGGGCCGTGGAGCTCGGCGCCGACGCCGCCTTCGAGAGCGGCGCCCGGCTGCCCGAGCGGGTGGACGCGGTGATGGAGACGGTCGGCGCCGCGACCTGGGCGCACTCGGTGAAGTCGCTGCGCCCGGGCGGCACCGTGGTCATCTCCGGGGCCACCTCCGGCCCCAATCCGAAGACCGCCGAGCTGAACCGGATCTTCTTCCTGGAGCTCAGGGTGGTCGGCTCGACCATGGGCACCAAGGAGGAGCTGGCCGGGCTGCTCTCGCTCTGCGCCACCACCGGCATCCGGCCGCAGATCGACTCGGTGCTGCCGCTCGCCGAGGCCCGGGAGGGCTTCGCCCGGCTCGCCGGGGGCGACGTCTTCGGGAAGATCGTGCTCACCCCCTGA
- a CDS encoding PadR family transcriptional regulator, which translates to MTPVFGHGRLRLYLLKLLDEAPRHGYEVIRLLEERFQGLYAPSAGTVYPRLAKLEQEGLVTQSTEGGRKVYRLTEAGRSELAARQGELDELELEIRDSVAQLAGAIREDVRDGARSLREELWGAAKQAPRPEGAESGDPWAGPWGDKDAWQRAKDEFAQFKKQAKEQAKRAKEQEKAAKAKAKAAEEEARRLREQSRAARTAAQQEALRIKRRVEQQVRDHAARGDWPTGLAEGLSELTKGLAGLADAARWGHPAQDAEAPAEKVRVTRIDLDKDEPAGTAPADLPAWTATDPAGDPARELERLLDRFRDQVRDAARDGGVTPERLAEARSVLGTAGERLRRLLG; encoded by the coding sequence ATGACCCCCGTCTTCGGCCACGGCCGCCTTCGCCTCTACCTGCTGAAGCTGCTCGACGAGGCACCGCGGCACGGCTACGAGGTCATCCGCCTCCTGGAGGAGCGCTTCCAGGGCCTGTACGCGCCCTCGGCCGGCACCGTCTACCCCCGGCTCGCCAAGCTGGAGCAGGAGGGCCTCGTGACGCAGAGCACCGAGGGCGGCCGCAAGGTCTACCGGCTCACCGAGGCCGGCCGGAGCGAGCTGGCGGCCCGCCAGGGCGAGCTGGACGAGCTGGAGCTGGAGATCCGCGACTCGGTGGCCCAGCTCGCCGGGGCGATCCGCGAGGACGTCCGGGACGGCGCCCGGAGCCTGCGCGAGGAGCTGTGGGGGGCGGCGAAGCAGGCACCCCGCCCGGAGGGCGCCGAGAGCGGGGACCCGTGGGCCGGCCCCTGGGGGGACAAGGACGCCTGGCAGCGCGCCAAGGACGAGTTCGCCCAGTTCAAGAAGCAGGCCAAGGAGCAGGCCAAGCGCGCCAAGGAGCAGGAGAAGGCGGCCAAGGCCAAGGCGAAGGCCGCCGAGGAGGAGGCCCGCAGGCTCCGCGAGCAGTCCCGGGCGGCGCGGACGGCCGCCCAGCAGGAGGCGCTGCGGATCAAGCGCCGGGTCGAGCAGCAGGTCCGCGACCACGCGGCCCGCGGCGACTGGCCGACCGGACTGGCCGAGGGGCTCTCCGAACTCACCAAGGGTCTGGCCGGGCTGGCCGACGCCGCCCGCTGGGGCCACCCGGCGCAGGACGCCGAGGCACCCGCCGAGAAGGTCAGGGTCACCCGGATCGACCTCGACAAGGACGAGCCGGCCGGCACCGCCCCGGCCGACCTTCCGGCCTGGACCGCGACCGACCCGGCCGGTGATCCGGCCCGCGAGCTGGAACGGCTGCTCGACCGCTTCCGGGACCAGGTCCGCGACGCGGCCCGGGACGGCGGGGTGACGCCCGAGCGGCTGGCCGAGGCCCGCTCGGTGCTGGGCACGGCCGGCGAGCGGCTGCGCCGCCTCCTGGGCTGA